A genomic window from Candidatus Thiocaldithrix dubininis includes:
- a CDS encoding tetratricopeptide repeat protein, giving the protein MNVLRRLIKQPVLFMWVLAAIAILLNYADVAIYGPHGGRHEAKEHEAKAVHEMKEQHNAQVHAIDRAGAGLGQTETTANTNSVAVAEIAQGHTPSVTAQAVPAATTVAEAAATAPTATDLLRAAREAYWSSEYDRAIEFYQALIQQEPNNLAAQGELANVYWKQGNMQKASELFSQLAPKLAAQGRQQEALNMKLYVEMANPALAKSMNLGQ; this is encoded by the coding sequence ATGAATGTATTGCGTCGGTTAATTAAGCAACCTGTCTTATTTATGTGGGTGCTAGCAGCCATAGCAATTTTGTTAAATTATGCGGATGTGGCGATTTATGGTCCACATGGTGGGCGTCATGAAGCGAAAGAACATGAAGCAAAAGCTGTGCATGAAATGAAAGAACAGCATAATGCGCAAGTTCACGCGATTGATCGTGCAGGGGCTGGTTTGGGGCAAACCGAGACTACCGCAAATACGAATAGTGTAGCTGTTGCTGAAATTGCACAAGGTCATACGCCTAGCGTAACGGCTCAAGCAGTGCCAGCGGCAACGACTGTAGCAGAAGCGGCAGCAACTGCACCGACTGCGACGGATTTATTGCGTGCTGCACGTGAAGCGTATTGGAGCAGTGAATACGACCGCGCTATTGAATTTTATCAAGCTTTAATTCAACAAGAGCCTAACAATTTGGCGGCACAAGGTGAATTAGCCAATGTTTATTGGAAGCAAGGTAATATGCAAAAAGCATCTGAGTTATTTAGTCAATTAGCGCCAAAATTAGCGGCTCAAGGTCGCCAACAAGAAGCTTTAAATATGAAGCTTTATGTTGAAATGGCAAATCCTGCATTGGCGAAATCCATGAATCTGGGTCAATAA
- a CDS encoding AAA family ATPase, with amino-acid sequence MITVIGNLKGGTGKSTVTFNLALWVATRRNKHVLVYDLDPQATTTDAFQIRQEEGYLPIITPQAQIASLCEDVSNTEVLIDIGLSDKTAMEQALRLADRLLIPIAPSQADIWSTQRFLKMVADIRSGKPIEILAVINRADTHKAVRETEEAAEAVALLPNVTLVEPRLYMRTTYRRSFSEGLAVFEMEPRSKAAGEIEALGKKLYPC; translated from the coding sequence ATGATAACGGTCATTGGTAATTTAAAAGGTGGTACAGGGAAAAGTACTGTAACTTTTAATCTGGCGCTGTGGGTTGCTACACGCCGTAACAAGCACGTATTGGTATACGATTTAGATCCGCAAGCAACTACGACGGATGCTTTTCAAATTCGTCAGGAAGAAGGGTACTTACCGATCATTACGCCCCAAGCACAAATTGCAAGTTTGTGTGAGGACGTATCTAATACCGAAGTTTTGATTGATATTGGTCTTTCTGACAAAACCGCAATGGAACAAGCGTTACGATTAGCGGATCGTTTGCTGATTCCGATTGCACCCAGTCAGGCTGATATTTGGTCAACACAGCGATTTCTGAAAATGGTAGCCGACATCCGCTCAGGCAAACCTATCGAAATCTTAGCTGTTATCAATCGGGCGGATACTCACAAAGCGGTGCGTGAAACAGAAGAAGCAGCAGAGGCTGTGGCTCTATTGCCTAATGTAACTTTAGTAGAACCGCGCTTATATATGCGCACTACTTATCGACGCTCATTTAGTGAAGGGCTGGCTGTGTTTGAAATGGAACCTCGTTCTAAAGCAGCGGGGGAAATTGAGGCTTTAGGTAAGAAACTTTATCCCTGTTAA